A region of Salinibacter sp. 10B DNA encodes the following proteins:
- a CDS encoding AI-2E family transporter, producing the protein MSSRRPFPNRVMIAVGIVAASILLLYLFVVLSRVLLIVFAGVLVAVGLGGGADILQRRTPLERPGALAVVITTAIFVPFILSGMVGPPLTGQINDLIVQLPEAVARFRERIANLDWTQRLLADPNALRDLMPSPKEVMGGVTSAFSRTLGVVANVFVIVFIGIYGAAAPSSYVSGIVHLTPKRHRERAHEVINALAHALRWWLVGRLTMMSVVGALTMLGLWIAGVPTPLALGLLAALLSFVPYVGPILSFIPAVLVALMVSLTKVFYVVLVFGAVQTLESYVITPLVQQRAVSMPPVILITAQIAMGVLAGAAGVLLAAPLAIVVIVLLQMLYVEDVLGDSVRILGQ; encoded by the coding sequence ATGTCCTCTCGGCGTCCCTTTCCGAATCGGGTTATGATTGCGGTAGGCATTGTGGCCGCGTCGATCCTGCTGCTGTATCTGTTCGTGGTGCTCTCGCGCGTTCTGCTCATCGTATTTGCGGGGGTGCTGGTAGCAGTGGGGCTTGGGGGAGGCGCGGATATTTTGCAGCGGCGAACGCCTCTGGAGCGCCCCGGTGCACTGGCGGTGGTGATCACGACGGCGATCTTTGTGCCGTTCATTTTGTCGGGCATGGTGGGGCCGCCCCTCACCGGCCAGATTAACGACCTGATCGTACAGCTTCCCGAGGCGGTGGCGCGCTTCCGAGAGCGAATTGCAAACCTGGATTGGACGCAGCGGCTCCTGGCCGATCCGAATGCCCTGCGCGACCTCATGCCGTCTCCCAAAGAAGTGATGGGAGGAGTCACGAGCGCATTCTCGCGAACCCTGGGCGTGGTGGCCAATGTCTTCGTGATTGTCTTCATCGGCATCTACGGAGCAGCAGCCCCCAGCTCGTACGTCAGCGGCATCGTGCACCTCACGCCCAAGCGGCACCGCGAGCGGGCCCACGAAGTGATAAATGCGCTGGCCCACGCGCTCCGGTGGTGGCTGGTGGGGCGCCTCACCATGATGAGCGTCGTCGGGGCCCTGACGATGCTTGGCCTTTGGATTGCCGGGGTGCCCACGCCCCTCGCGCTCGGCCTGCTGGCGGCCCTACTTTCCTTCGTGCCATACGTGGGGCCCATCCTCTCTTTCATTCCCGCGGTGCTGGTGGCCCTCATGGTGAGCCTCACGAAGGTGTTCTACGTCGTGCTGGTCTTCGGGGCCGTACAAACGCTCGAAAGCTACGTCATCACCCCCCTCGTTCAGCAGCGCGCCGTGTCGATGCCGCCTGTGATTCTCATCACTGCACAGATTGCGATGGGGGTGCTGGCCGGAGCGGCTGGCGTTCTGCTTGCTGCCCCGCTCGCCATTGTGGTCATCGTTCTATTGCAGATGCTCTACGTGGAGGACGTACTGGGCGACTCGGTGCGTATACTTGGACAGTGA
- the rho gene encoding transcription termination factor Rho, whose amino-acid sequence MKISTLQEKKLDELRDIARELDLPGYSDLRKQDLIYRILEAQAEGAATGDAPLDEASDSASSSEKNGTASNSPDDEREASEATGEEASPSAQEEEEASSGQNAEASGRPEYMRTYDPDETELRGMIQKTGLLEILPDGYGFLRSDEYSYESSPDDIYVSPSQIKRFGLQQGDTVRGEVRPPKEGEKFFALIQVDEINGCDPGDVEERGEFQYLTPIFPDERLTLETEAEEYGTRILDLFAPIGKGQRGLIVSPPKAGKTVLLQKIAHGITTNHPDTHLLVLLIDERPEEVTDMDRNVDGEVVASTFDKDPERHVEVADTVLAKVKRLVESGQDVCVLLDSITRLARAHNAVHPGQGRTLSGGIEAGALRGPKRFFGAARNVEEGGSLTIIGTALVDTGSRMDEVIFEEFKGTGNMELVLDREMADRRVFPAIDLILSGTRREEELLTKPELKRVWVMRKILADMEPIEAMEFLLDKMKDTESNDEFLEMMNS is encoded by the coding sequence ATGAAGATTTCCACACTGCAAGAAAAGAAGCTCGACGAGCTGCGCGACATTGCCCGCGAGCTGGATCTGCCGGGCTACTCCGACCTGCGCAAGCAAGATCTCATTTACCGGATCCTGGAGGCGCAGGCCGAAGGCGCCGCTACTGGCGATGCGCCCCTGGATGAGGCTTCGGATTCGGCCTCTTCGTCGGAAAAGAACGGAACGGCCTCGAATTCCCCGGACGATGAACGGGAGGCGTCGGAAGCCACTGGGGAGGAGGCCTCTCCGTCTGCACAAGAGGAGGAAGAGGCCTCCTCCGGGCAGAACGCCGAAGCGTCCGGCCGGCCCGAGTACATGCGCACGTACGACCCCGACGAGACGGAGCTGCGGGGCATGATTCAAAAGACGGGACTCCTGGAAATCCTGCCGGACGGCTACGGCTTCCTCCGATCCGACGAGTACAGCTACGAGTCGAGTCCGGACGACATCTACGTGTCGCCGTCGCAGATTAAGCGCTTTGGCCTTCAGCAGGGCGATACGGTACGCGGCGAAGTCCGCCCCCCGAAGGAGGGGGAGAAGTTCTTTGCCCTCATTCAGGTCGACGAGATTAATGGCTGCGATCCGGGGGACGTGGAGGAGCGAGGCGAGTTTCAATATTTGACGCCCATCTTTCCGGACGAACGGCTCACGCTGGAGACGGAAGCGGAGGAGTATGGCACCCGCATTCTGGATCTGTTTGCGCCCATTGGAAAAGGACAGCGTGGCCTTATCGTCTCGCCCCCGAAGGCGGGGAAGACGGTGCTTCTGCAGAAGATCGCCCACGGGATTACGACGAATCATCCGGATACGCATCTCCTGGTGCTTCTCATCGACGAGCGGCCGGAAGAAGTGACCGACATGGACCGCAACGTCGACGGAGAAGTGGTTGCTTCTACATTTGACAAAGATCCGGAGCGGCACGTAGAGGTGGCCGACACGGTGCTCGCGAAGGTGAAACGCCTCGTCGAGTCGGGGCAGGATGTGTGTGTGCTCCTCGACTCCATCACGCGGCTTGCGCGTGCGCACAACGCTGTGCATCCGGGACAGGGCCGGACCTTGTCCGGCGGTATTGAGGCCGGTGCGCTTCGGGGACCGAAACGCTTCTTCGGCGCGGCGCGGAACGTGGAGGAGGGCGGTTCGCTCACCATTATCGGCACGGCCCTCGTCGACACCGGCAGCCGCATGGACGAGGTCATCTTTGAGGAGTTCAAGGGCACCGGCAACATGGAGCTTGTGCTCGATCGGGAAATGGCCGACCGTCGTGTGTTTCCGGCAATCGACCTCATCCTCTCCGGCACCCGTCGTGAAGAGGAACTGCTGACAAAGCCGGAGCTGAAGCGTGTGTGGGTGATGCGCAAGATTCTGGCGGACATGGAGCCGATCGAGGCGATGGAATTCCTGCTCGACAAGATGAAAGACACCGAGAGCAACGACGAATTCCTGGAGATGATGAATTCGTAG
- the recJ gene encoding single-stranded-DNA-specific exonuclease RecJ, producing the protein MTYRWTYRSLDTPEVVSELQDALNDLPAALARALALRDVSTFDEARHFFRADRADLHNPLGMADMKKAADRLSTAIDDGERVLVYGDYDVDGTTAAALMTDFLRKQGVETSFFIPDRYDDGYGLCARGLDAAKELGASLVVALDCGITGHKEATYAREQGLDLIICDHHTPKETDDGVDLPDAYAVIDPKRPDDDYPFTELSGCGLGFKLVQATLDRRGQNPDAAFDYLDLLAVSTASDIVPLYGENRVLMAEGLAALQQSDRPGLRALADAADLNLETVTSTGNIVFTLGPRINAAGRMAHASTAVDLLLAQSYSEAEPLAAELERLNKKRRTIDDATEEAAVEKAERQITSRSPHALVLYEEDWHLGVIGIVASSIVERFHKPTILLTHNGDEVKGSARSIEGINIYNALSDCADVLTQFGGHDHAAGLSLDVDDIEAFRDRFDAAVGERVTPELLTPSINVDAELDLGIIGTVEDRFWAVLQQFGPFGPANARPVFHGKDLAVAGTPRTVGSDDSHLKFEVRQRDDERGRNVFDVIGFGMGEKLSVLEQSQNEGRPIELLFSLEENTWNGQTNLQLKARDVRLEE; encoded by the coding sequence ATGACCTATCGCTGGACCTATCGTTCACTCGACACCCCCGAGGTCGTTTCTGAGCTTCAGGACGCGCTCAACGATCTGCCGGCGGCACTGGCTCGCGCGCTGGCCCTCCGGGACGTGTCGACGTTTGACGAGGCCCGCCACTTCTTTCGGGCCGACCGGGCGGATCTGCACAACCCGCTCGGCATGGCCGACATGAAGAAAGCGGCGGATCGCCTGAGCACCGCCATCGACGACGGTGAGCGCGTGCTCGTGTACGGCGACTACGACGTGGACGGCACGACGGCCGCCGCCCTAATGACCGACTTCCTTCGCAAACAGGGCGTGGAGACCTCTTTCTTCATTCCCGACCGGTACGATGACGGCTACGGCCTCTGTGCCCGCGGGCTCGACGCAGCAAAGGAGCTTGGGGCCTCGCTCGTCGTGGCGCTCGACTGTGGCATCACGGGCCATAAGGAGGCGACCTATGCCCGCGAGCAAGGACTCGACCTCATCATCTGCGACCACCATACGCCAAAGGAAACCGACGACGGCGTGGATCTGCCCGATGCGTACGCCGTCATCGATCCCAAACGGCCGGACGACGACTATCCCTTTACGGAGCTTTCCGGGTGCGGTCTTGGCTTTAAGCTTGTGCAGGCTACCCTCGACCGACGAGGGCAGAACCCCGACGCTGCGTTCGACTACCTCGATCTGCTCGCTGTCTCCACCGCCAGCGACATCGTGCCACTCTACGGGGAAAACCGCGTCCTCATGGCTGAGGGCCTGGCCGCCCTCCAACAAAGCGACCGTCCCGGCCTTCGCGCACTGGCCGACGCTGCCGACCTCAATCTCGAAACTGTGACGTCGACCGGAAACATCGTCTTTACGCTCGGCCCGCGCATCAACGCCGCCGGGCGAATGGCCCATGCCTCCACGGCCGTGGATCTCTTGCTTGCTCAGAGCTACTCGGAAGCGGAGCCCCTCGCCGCCGAACTGGAGCGCCTCAACAAGAAGCGCCGCACGATCGACGATGCGACGGAAGAAGCTGCCGTGGAAAAGGCCGAACGGCAGATCACCTCCCGCAGCCCACACGCCCTCGTGCTCTACGAAGAAGACTGGCACCTCGGCGTCATTGGCATTGTGGCCAGTAGCATCGTCGAGCGCTTCCACAAGCCGACGATCCTGCTTACGCATAACGGCGACGAGGTGAAAGGGTCGGCCCGTTCGATCGAAGGCATCAACATCTACAACGCCCTCTCGGACTGTGCCGACGTGCTCACCCAGTTCGGCGGACACGACCACGCAGCCGGCCTCTCGCTGGACGTGGACGACATCGAGGCCTTCCGGGACCGGTTCGACGCTGCTGTCGGAGAGCGGGTGACTCCGGAACTCCTGACCCCGTCGATCAATGTGGACGCTGAGCTCGATCTCGGGATCATTGGGACCGTGGAGGACCGATTCTGGGCTGTGCTCCAACAGTTTGGGCCGTTCGGTCCGGCGAATGCCCGCCCGGTCTTTCACGGCAAAGACCTGGCCGTGGCCGGCACGCCCCGCACCGTGGGAAGCGACGACAGTCACCTCAAGTTCGAGGTCCGGCAGCGCGACGACGAGCGCGGACGCAACGTGTTCGACGTCATCGGCTTCGGAATGGGCGAGAAGCTCTCAGTGCTGGAGCAGAGCCAGAACGAGGGACGCCCAATTGAGTTGCTGTTCTCACTGGAGGAAAACACCTGGAACGGACAAACCAATCTTCAACTGAAGGCGCGCGACGTACGACTGGAGGAGTAA